AATGGGAACCACTCCGTGATGGGAGCGCCCTTTTTCGACCTCGACAAAAACCTCGCCAATGGTCTGGCACTCCCGGTATTCCACGGCATCCCCGAATTTCTTTAAGGAAGCCAAGTGGGTAAAACTCCACTCCGGGCCCAAATAGGCCACGGTCATAGGCTGCTCCAGGGCAATAGAAGCCGACATGATTTCGCGATAAATCGCAATGATCGCCTTCTTGTTCAGCGGGCCTTTGTTCATCTCCAAAAGACGCCGGTAAACTTCACTCTCACGCTCAGGCACATAAGCCCGCTTGCCGGCCCGGTTTTTGATCGCACCGATTTCCTGCGTGCAGCCGGCGCGCTCGTTCAGCAGTTTCAGAAGCTGAGAATCAATAAGATCAATTTTCTTGCGCAGACTCTGCATGCGGCTGGGCATCTTCTGTCGTCTCCTGTGCGGGTTCCGTCTCCCCGGTGTCTTCGTTTTCCTCGGCCTCCGCCATCGTGCCCGTTGTAGAGGCGCCGGCGTCCACCATATTGGCGGGAATCAGATTTTTGACTTCGCCCGGCCTGGGCAAATCCTTTAAGGAATCCAGGCCGAAATACTCCAGGAACTCCCGCGAAGTACCGTAAAGCAAAGGCCGTCCGGGGGTCTCCTTACGGCCGCTGATGCGGATCAATCGTTTCTCGATCAAAGTTCCCAAGGCCGCATCCGCGCTCACTCCTCGAACCGCTTCGATGTCGTGACGCGTCAAAGGCTGCCGGTACGCAATGATCGCCAAGGTCTCCAAACACGCGCGGCTCAGTCTTTCGGCAAATCGCTTTTTGTAAACACGCTTCAACCACTCCGAAGTATCAGGGTGTGTCGTGAAGCGCAAGCCCCCGGCCACCTCCACAATACGCAGGCCCCGCTGCCGCTCTTCCAGCTCTTGTTTGAGCTCGGCAATAGCGTCCACGATCTCAGAGCGTTCCGCTTCTTCCATAAACTTGAGCAGCTCGTGGAGAGTCACGGGTTTCTCACTGACAAAGAGAATGGCTTCTATGATTTGCTTGATTCGGGTTCTATCCATGGATCCGTATTCCTCACTAGCTCGATTTCAGAAAAAGGCCGGTCTTGACGCACCAGGAGCTCACTCTGCCGCGTGAGTTCCAAAATGGCCAAAAAGGTAACCACGATCTCTATACGGCTGCGGGCTTCCAGGATTACTTCACTGAGTTTGACGATTCTTCTCTCCGCGAGCAAATGCAGCAAGAGGTGGACTTTTTCTTCCACCGTCACCTCTGCTCCACGGATTTCAATGGCGGTATTCTGAGGCAGCTTCTGCATTGCATCAGAAAAGGCGGCAATCAAGTCAAATAGCGTCACGTCAAAGGAGGGTTCCGGATCCTGCGATTTGAGATCCAGCCCTCTGAGACCGGAGTCCCGTGTTAGCATATTCTTCTGCTCGTCTTCAATACCCTGCAAGGACTTGGCGATCTCTTTGACCTTCTCGTATTCCTTGAGCTGCTCCGCAAGCCGGAACCGGGGGTCTTCCTCAAGATCCTCGTCTTCAAAATCCGGATCCGGCGGCAGAAGCATCCGGCTCTTGAGCTGAATCAGAGTGGCCGCCATGACCACAAAATCCCCGGCCACATCCATATCGAGCATCTGCATACAACTCAGATACTCCAAGTATTGGCCGGTAATTTCGGCAATGGGAATATTGCCGATATCCACTTCGGATTTACGGATAAGGTAGAGAAGAAGGTCCAGAGGTCCTTCAAATACTTGTAAGCGAATATTGTAGGACATACTTTGGAGTCGGCAGCTTGACGAATGTCCTGCCGGAGAATCCCGAAGCGCTTAGCTCACCAGCTTTCGAGCCACCTTCCGCGTGTCAAAGACTTCGAGGATATCGCCGGCATTGAGATTTGCAAATCCCTCCACGGACATACCGCACTCTGTTCCCTCGAAAACCTCCTTTACTTCGTCCTTGAACCGTTTCAGGTTCCGCAGCTTGCTCGTGTAAATAACTTCATCATTC
The genomic region above belongs to Candidatus Omnitrophota bacterium and contains:
- the scpB gene encoding SMC-Scp complex subunit ScpB codes for the protein MDRTRIKQIIEAILFVSEKPVTLHELLKFMEEAERSEIVDAIAELKQELEERQRGLRIVEVAGGLRFTTHPDTSEWLKRVYKKRFAERLSRACLETLAIIAYRQPLTRHDIEAVRGVSADAALGTLIEKRLIRISGRKETPGRPLLYGTSREFLEYFGLDSLKDLPRPGEVKNLIPANMVDAGASTTGTMAEAEENEDTGETEPAQETTEDAQPHAESAQEN
- a CDS encoding segregation/condensation protein A, translating into MSYNIRLQVFEGPLDLLLYLIRKSEVDIGNIPIAEITGQYLEYLSCMQMLDMDVAGDFVVMAATLIQLKSRMLLPPDPDFEDEDLEEDPRFRLAEQLKEYEKVKEIAKSLQGIEDEQKNMLTRDSGLRGLDLKSQDPEPSFDVTLFDLIAAFSDAMQKLPQNTAIEIRGAEVTVEEKVHLLLHLLAERRIVKLSEVILEARSRIEIVVTFLAILELTRQSELLVRQDRPFSEIELVRNTDPWIEPESSKS